From a region of the Coffea arabica cultivar ET-39 chromosome 3e, Coffea Arabica ET-39 HiFi, whole genome shotgun sequence genome:
- the LOC113734247 gene encoding uncharacterized protein, which yields MVAEPWLIKMGNQVSGSFKNSLALENPKKSSSGNKKQGQQEKKIIGILSFEVANVMSKIIYLHKSLADSEIFKLKNEILNSEGIKKLVSDDETRLLELALVEKLDDLQRVASVVSRLGKKCTIPALQGFEHVYGDIMSGVIDVKELGFLVKDMEGRVRKMERYVSFTANLYHEMEVLNELEIATKKFQQNQHEESRKAFEQKLVWQKQDVRHLKDVSLWNQTYDKVVELLARTVCTIYARIALVFGDAILRRDSLNGAVSGPQVGFSGSLRHMKQDYEAKSGQINGECGVQVGTDLMKQTLSKSVGNHHSGLMEKKVLENKGVNYDRPKAGMQRSEAGLFSPEDFNFTCGIGPGRLFMECLSLSSSTSKVDDDDDDTVNYDRSSQISSCCSVANGLKREHPALSGLLSRSVSGDPRKLQSNVANGAKFGSKSKLFVYAPDCTVGGSALALHYANVIIVIEKLLRYPHLVGEEARDDLYQMLPTSLRKTLKSKLKAYVKDLAIYDAPLAHDWKERLDEILKWLAPMAHNMIRWQSERNFEQQQIVTKTNVLLLQTLYFADQAKTEAAICELLVGLNYICRYEHQQTALLDCASSFDFEDCMEWQMQLRASFQS from the coding sequence ATGGTGGCGGAGCCTTGGTTAATAAAGATGGGAAATCAGGTAAGTGGCAGTTTCAAGAATTCTTTAGCTCTGGAAAATCCCAAAAAATCATCTTCTGGTAATAAAAAACAAGGCCAGCAAGAGAAGAAAATTATTGGGATTCTTTCATTCGAAGTTGCTAATGTGATGTCTAAGATTATTTATCTTCATAAATCTTTAGCTGATAGTGAAATTTTTAAGCTTAAAAATGAGATCTTGAATTCTGAAGGGATAAAGAAACTAGTTTCTGATGATGAAACAAGGCTTTTAGAATTAGCCCTTGTTGAAAAACTTGATGATTTGCAAAGGGTTGCTAGTGTTGTATCTAGGTTGGGAAAGAAATGTACAATACCTGCTCTGCAGGGTTTTGAGCATGTTTATGGGGATATTATGTCTGGGGTGATTGATGTAAAGGAATTGGGATTTTTGGTTAAGGATATGGAGGGAAGAGTGAGGAAAATGGAAAGATATGTCAGTTTTACAGCTAATTTATACCATGAAATGGAGGTTCTTAATGAGTTGGAAATTGCCACTAAGAAGTTTCAACAGAACCAACATGAAGAGAGTAGGAAGGCCTTTGAGCAGAAGTTAGTTTGGCAGAAACAGGATGTTAGGCATTTGAAGGATGTGTCCCTTTGGAATCAGACTTATGATAAGGTTGTAGAGTTGTTGGCTAGAACTGTTTGTACAATTTATGCAAGGATTGCTTTGGTTTTTGGGGATGCGATTTTAAGGAGGGATTCGTTGAATGGTGCAGTTTCAGGGCCACAGGTTGGTTTTAGTGGGAGTTTGCGTCATATGAAGCAAGATTATGAAGCAAAATCGGGCCAGATAAACGGTGAGTGTGGTGTTCAGGTAGGGACTGACTTGATGAAACAAACTTTGAGCAAGAGTGTTGGTAATCATCATTCCGGACTGATGGAAAAGAAGGTGTTGGAGAATAAAGGTGTCAACTATGATAGGCCAAAGGCTGGAATGCAGCGAAGTGAAGCTGGCTTATTTAGTCCTGAGGATTTTAACTTCACTTGTGGGATAGGGCCTGGAAGGTTGTTTATGGAATGCCTTAGCTTGAGCAGTTCTACCTCAAAAGTAGATGATGACGATGATGATACAGTTAATTACGATCGATctagtcaaatttccagctGTTGCAGTGTTGCAAATGGTTTGAAGAGGGAGCATCCTGCACTCTCAGGTTTATTGAGTCGGTCCGTCAGTGGAGATCCAAGGAAACTTCAAAGTAATGTGGCAAACGGTGCAAAATTTGGCTCCAAAAGTAAGCTGTTTGTTTATGCTCCTGACTGCACTGTTGGAGGCTCTGCGCTAGCCCTGCATTATGCAAATGTTATCATCGTGATAGAGAAGCTGCTCCGTTATCCACATTTGGTTGGTGAGGAAGCCAGGGATGACCTCTATCAGATGCTGCCAACAAGCTtaagaaaaactttgaagagtAAACTGAAAGCTTATGTGAAAGACTTAGCTATCTATGATGCTCCTCTGGCCCATGATTGGAAGGAAAGGCTTGATGAGATACTGAAGTGGCTTGCCCCCATGGCGCATAACATGATCAGGTGGCAAAGCGAACGTAATTTTGAGCAGCAGCAGATAGTTACCAAGACAAATGTGCTGTTGCTCCAAACCTTGTACTTTGCTGACCAGGCAAAGACGGAGGCTGCAATCTGTGAGCTACTGGTTGGTTTGAACTACATATGCCGCTATGAGCATCAGCAAACTGCTCTATTGGATTGTGCAAGCAGTTTCGATTTTGAGGACTGTATGGAGTGGCAAATGCAACTTCGGGCTTCTTTTCAATCTTGA